The Geotrypetes seraphini chromosome 8, aGeoSer1.1, whole genome shotgun sequence genome includes a region encoding these proteins:
- the LOC117364539 gene encoding histone H2B type 2-E-like, whose amino-acid sequence MPEPAKSAPAAKKGSKKAVSKTQKKDGKKRKRRRKESYAIYIYKVLKQVHPDTGISSKAMGIMNSFVSDIFERIAGEASRLAHYNKRSTITSREIQTAVRLLLPGELAKHAVSEGTKAVTKYTSSK is encoded by the coding sequence ATGCCCGAGCCGGCCAAATCTGCTCCCGCAGCCAAGAAGGGCTCCAAGAAAGCAGTGAGCAAAACTCAGAAAAAAGATGGGAAAAAACGCAAGCGACGAAGGAAGGAGAGCTACGCTATTTATATCTATAAAGTGCTGAAGCAGGTTCATCCCGACACCGGCATTTCCTCCAAGGCTATGGGCATCATGAACTCCTTCGTGAGTGACATCTTCGAGCGCATCGCCGGAGAAGCCTCCCGCCTCGCTCATTACAACAAGCGCTCCACCATCACCTCCAGGGAGATCCAGACCGCAGTGCGCCTCCTGCTGCCCGGTGAACTGGCCAAACACGCCGTGTCCGAGGGCACCAAGGCAGTCACCAAGTACACCAGCTCCAAGTAA